A window of Maioricimonas rarisocia genomic DNA:
TCGCCCCGCTGAGCGGCTCTCCGCCGGCGATGATGGCACTCTGTCCTTCGCGGCGGACGCGGGCCCCCATGCGGGCCATCTCCGAGACGTGCATGAACCGGTCGGGGAAGACCTTGTCGGTCACGACGCTGATCCCTTCGGCCTGAGTGAGCAGGGCCGTCAGCTGTGCCTGCACATCGGTCGGGATTGCGGGGTAGGGGAGGGCGATGCAGTCGGCCGGACGCAGCGGCCCCGTTCCATCGATGTGGACTGCGCCCTCGGGCTGCGGTTGGAGCTTCACGCCAATCTCTTCGAGCTTGCGAACGACGGCCGTCATATGATCGAGCCGCACGTTGTCGAGCGTGACCTCGCCGCGCGTCATGGCGGCGGCAATCATCAGGGTTGCGGCTTCGATGCGATCGGGAATGACGGTGTGCGTGGTCCCTTCGAGCCGGTCGACGCCGTCAATCCGGAGCGTCGGCGTCCCCAGTCCGGAGATGCGGGCCCCCATGGCGTTGAGGTACCGACCAAGATCCTCGACTTCCGGCTCACAGGCGGCCGCTTCGATGGTGGTGGTTCCCTTGGCAAAAACGGCGGCGGCCATCACGTTGCAGGTCCCGGTCACCGTACTTCCGCAGGCTCCGCCAAGGTAGAGGCTCGCCCCCTTCAACCGGTTGGCACGAGCCACGACGTAGCCACGCTCGATACGGATGTCGGCCCCCAGGGCTTCGAGCCCGCGGAGATGCAGGTCGATCGGGCGATGACCAATGTTGCAGCCTCCCGGCAGAGAGACGGCGGCGCGACCACGGCGACCAAGCAGTGGACCGAGGACGCAGACACTTGCCCGCATGCGTCGCACGAGTTCGTACTCGGCAATCGCCGGGCGCTTGTCGACGACCTCGAGCTGCAACGATCCATCTTCTGCACGTTCCACCGCGACGCCGAGCGTCTGCAGAAGTGCCGCCATGGTGCGGACGTCGACGAGATCGGGAACGCCGTGCAGCGTCGTCGGACCATCGGTCGCCAGAGCGGCGGCCATAATGGGGAGGGCAGCGTTCTTGGCACCGCTGACTGC
This region includes:
- the murA gene encoding UDP-N-acetylglucosamine 1-carboxyvinyltransferase, translated to MDMFVVQGGRPLRGRVAVSGAKNAALPIMAAALATDGPTTLHGVPDLVDVRTMAALLQTLGVAVERAEDGSLQLEVVDKRPAIAEYELVRRMRASVCVLGPLLGRRGRAAVSLPGGCNIGHRPIDLHLRGLEALGADIRIERGYVVARANRLKGASLYLGGACGSTVTGTCNVMAAAVFAKGTTTIEAAACEPEVEDLGRYLNAMGARISGLGTPTLRIDGVDRLEGTTHTVIPDRIEAATLMIAAAMTRGEVTLDNVRLDHMTAVVRKLEEIGVKLQPQPEGAVHIDGTGPLRPADCIALPYPAIPTDVQAQLTALLTQAEGISVVTDKVFPDRFMHVSEMARMGARVRREGQSAIIAGGEPLSGASVMASDLRASAALVLAALAARGESVVRRIYHLDRGYERFEERLRMLGADIRRVVDTPANVPASLHPLSATAPESEAA